The following are encoded together in the Raineyella sp. LH-20 genome:
- a CDS encoding ABC transporter ATP-binding protein produces the protein MSGSGVSDLLALTDVNVYYGPFHALRGNSLRVRQGEIVSLLGGNASGKSTTMKTILGLVTVRSGTVHFEGEDITHTSTSHRVRTGIASVPEARRVFPQMTVDENLLAGAYTRRDKAGVAEDLERMRDHFPRLAERRRQAAGTLSGGEQQMLAFARALMSRPKLVCMDEPTMGLSPKLVDQVLDEIVRINRDLGVAVLFVEQQAELALSIASRGYVLATGQIVLHGAATELLDNPQVQKAYLGKAVRT, from the coding sequence ATGAGCGGATCCGGCGTGAGTGACCTGCTGGCACTCACCGACGTGAACGTCTATTACGGCCCGTTCCACGCCCTGCGTGGCAACTCGCTGCGGGTGCGGCAGGGGGAGATCGTCTCCCTGCTCGGAGGCAACGCCAGCGGCAAGTCGACCACGATGAAGACGATCCTCGGGCTGGTCACAGTGAGGTCCGGAACCGTCCACTTCGAGGGTGAGGACATCACCCACACCTCGACGAGCCACCGGGTCAGGACGGGCATCGCCTCGGTCCCCGAGGCACGACGGGTGTTCCCGCAGATGACCGTCGACGAGAACCTCCTCGCCGGCGCCTACACCCGACGGGACAAGGCCGGTGTCGCCGAGGACCTCGAGCGGATGCGTGATCACTTCCCGCGCCTGGCCGAGCGGCGACGCCAGGCGGCCGGCACGCTGTCGGGCGGGGAGCAGCAGATGCTCGCCTTCGCCCGGGCCCTGATGAGCCGCCCGAAGCTCGTCTGCATGGATGAGCCCACGATGGGGCTGTCCCCGAAGCTCGTCGACCAGGTGCTCGACGAGATCGTACGGATCAACCGGGATCTCGGCGTGGCGGTGCTGTTCGTCGAGCAACAGGCGGAACTCGCGCTCTCCATCGCCTCCCGCGGCTATGTACTGGCGACCGGGCAGATCGTGCTCCACGGGGCGGCGACCGAACTGCTCGACAACCCGCAAGTGCAGAAGGCCTACCTCGGGAAGGCCGTACGAACGTGA
- a CDS encoding ABC transporter ATP-binding protein — protein sequence MSDTLLEHDAPQRSDAPQRNDVLLEVDHLRRQFDGLTAVDGISFTVAPREVVSIIGPNGSGKTTTLNLVTGTIPPHGGRIALDGVPIDQAEPARIAEHGVARTFQNGRVFATLSVADNVEVGIHSTLQAHRPFRGLSHLFLLRWIALLGELFIAIIGTPASRRERRQIEATVDTEIRRFEDRLGSRRDDPAYSLSYANRRRTEIARALALKPKLLVLDEPTAGMNPSETAEVLEQLLDLKAEGQAILLVEHKLDLVMAVSDRIIVMDGGRIIAQGPPEAVRHDPAVVEAYLGRRRGLGREVLA from the coding sequence ATGAGCGACACGCTGCTGGAACACGATGCACCACAGAGAAGCGATGCACCACAAAGGAACGATGTGTTGCTCGAGGTCGACCATCTCAGGCGCCAGTTCGACGGCCTCACGGCGGTGGACGGGATCTCGTTCACGGTGGCACCGCGGGAGGTGGTGTCCATCATCGGCCCGAACGGCTCGGGCAAGACCACGACACTCAACCTGGTGACCGGCACCATCCCTCCGCACGGCGGGCGGATCGCCCTCGACGGCGTCCCCATCGACCAGGCCGAGCCCGCGCGGATCGCCGAGCACGGCGTCGCCCGTACGTTCCAGAACGGTCGGGTCTTCGCCACCCTCTCAGTGGCGGACAACGTCGAGGTGGGGATCCACTCGACGCTGCAGGCGCACCGGCCGTTCCGTGGGCTGTCGCACCTGTTCCTGCTGCGCTGGATCGCCCTGCTCGGCGAGCTGTTCATCGCGATCATCGGCACCCCGGCCTCGCGACGGGAGCGCCGGCAGATCGAGGCCACCGTCGACACCGAGATCCGCCGCTTCGAGGACCGGCTGGGGTCGCGCCGCGACGACCCGGCCTATTCGCTCAGCTACGCCAACCGGCGTCGGACCGAGATCGCCCGGGCGCTGGCACTGAAGCCCAAGCTGCTCGTCCTCGACGAGCCGACCGCGGGGATGAATCCGTCCGAGACCGCCGAGGTGCTCGAACAGCTGCTCGACCTCAAGGCAGAGGGGCAGGCCATCCTCCTGGTGGAGCACAAGCTCGACCTGGTGATGGCGGTCTCCGACCGGATCATCGTGATGGACGGCGGCCGGATCATCGCCCAGGGGCCACCCGAGGCGGTGCGCCACGATCCGGCGGTGGTGGAGGCCTACCTCGGGCGCCGTCGCGGACTCGGAAGAGAGGTACTCGCATGA
- a CDS encoding ABC transporter permease, with the protein MVDTLIAGLLRGNVYALGAVGISLVFGVMNVINFAQFSFFGLGAMLAWFFVAQLGLSFGIALPLVIVICAGLGLLINLIVVRPLAQFLPLAAMLSTYAVSQILDNASQIAFTAQFRVFPQVLPTSNLHLGTMRFGTSDLVMLAVTAVVMVAISAFLKYGKVGQAIRATAQDQEAALQMGIPVGLVQHVAFVIASALGGLAGVFIALYVGVANPTSGLNTGMTAFVAATLGGLGSLLGAVVGGFALGILEAFGIHFFGDSAREIITFAILIVVLIVRPGGLLGKVPLISTEPLTGTFLGKGRPLQLPRWVWPAALVVGGLVIPLVAGDYVLTTGTQVLIYAIIAAGFTVTAGQAGVMALGQAGPIAIGAYASALLTLHTPVSFWVAVPLAGLVAAIISSILASPVWGVKGHYISIATLGVGTVIVAVIRLAVPQGIYGIPMPSWGGTPLATPRAYYLIDFAVLVLTLLVMWRIRRSHLGKVISSVGADDVAALASGVRVRDYKALAFAVSAFFAGVGGSLLAHQYTYIDPTIFTMLMSLLVVTIVIMGGVSLPYGAVVGAIVLIGAMELLRFTPELRIIVYGLVLILVVRFRPGGILVRNS; encoded by the coding sequence ATGGTCGACACCCTGATCGCCGGCCTGCTCCGAGGAAACGTGTATGCCCTCGGAGCGGTCGGCATCTCTCTCGTCTTCGGCGTCATGAACGTCATCAACTTCGCCCAGTTCTCCTTCTTCGGACTGGGTGCCATGCTCGCCTGGTTCTTCGTGGCACAGCTGGGCCTGTCCTTCGGCATCGCTCTGCCCCTCGTGATCGTCATCTGCGCGGGGCTGGGGCTGCTGATCAACCTCATCGTGGTGCGGCCGCTGGCCCAGTTCCTGCCGCTGGCGGCCATGCTGTCCACGTACGCGGTTTCGCAGATCCTCGACAACGCCTCGCAGATCGCCTTCACCGCCCAGTTCCGGGTCTTTCCCCAGGTGCTGCCCACCTCCAACCTGCACCTCGGGACCATGCGGTTCGGCACGTCAGACCTCGTGATGCTGGCCGTCACCGCCGTCGTCATGGTCGCCATCAGTGCCTTCCTCAAGTACGGGAAGGTCGGTCAGGCGATCCGCGCCACCGCCCAGGACCAGGAGGCCGCGCTCCAGATGGGCATCCCGGTGGGACTGGTCCAGCACGTGGCTTTCGTCATCGCCTCCGCGCTCGGCGGCCTGGCCGGTGTCTTCATCGCCCTGTACGTCGGCGTCGCCAACCCGACCTCGGGCCTCAACACCGGCATGACCGCGTTCGTCGCCGCCACCCTCGGCGGGCTGGGATCGCTGCTCGGGGCGGTCGTCGGTGGCTTCGCCCTGGGCATCCTGGAGGCCTTCGGGATCCACTTCTTCGGTGACTCGGCCCGCGAGATCATCACCTTCGCCATCCTGATCGTCGTGCTCATCGTCAGGCCGGGCGGCCTGCTCGGCAAGGTGCCGTTGATCTCCACCGAACCGCTCACCGGCACCTTCCTCGGCAAGGGCCGCCCACTGCAGCTGCCCCGCTGGGTGTGGCCGGCCGCGCTCGTCGTCGGCGGCCTCGTCATCCCGCTCGTGGCCGGGGACTATGTGCTCACCACCGGCACCCAGGTGCTCATCTACGCGATCATCGCCGCCGGTTTCACGGTCACCGCGGGGCAGGCCGGGGTGATGGCACTCGGCCAGGCCGGCCCGATCGCCATCGGTGCCTACGCGTCGGCCCTGCTGACGTTGCACACGCCGGTCTCGTTCTGGGTCGCCGTCCCCCTCGCCGGGCTCGTCGCGGCGATCATCTCGTCGATCCTGGCCTCACCCGTCTGGGGCGTGAAAGGGCATTACATCTCGATCGCCACCCTCGGCGTCGGGACGGTCATCGTGGCCGTCATCCGGTTGGCGGTGCCACAGGGCATCTACGGCATCCCGATGCCCTCGTGGGGCGGCACACCGCTCGCGACGCCACGCGCCTACTACCTGATCGACTTCGCGGTGCTCGTCCTCACCCTGCTGGTGATGTGGCGGATCCGCCGGTCCCACCTGGGCAAGGTGATCTCCTCGGTGGGCGCTGACGACGTCGCGGCCCTGGCCTCCGGCGTCCGCGTACGGGACTACAAGGCCCTCGCCTTCGCCGTCTCGGCGTTCTTCGCCGGTGTCGGGGGCTCGCTGCTGGCCCACCAGTACACCTACATCGACCCGACGATCTTCACGATGCTGATGTCGCTGCTGGTGGTCACGATCGTCATCATGGGCGGGGTCAGCCTGCCGTACGGGGCGGTCGTGGGGGCCATTGTCCTGATCGGCGCGATGGAACTGCTGCGGTTCACCCCCGAGCTGCGGATCATCGTCTACGGCCTGGTGCTGATCCTCGTGGTGAGGTTCCGTCCGGGCGGAATCCTGGTGAGGAATTCATGA
- a CDS encoding ABC transporter substrate-binding protein: MTFPTTIGRRVAALVLTAATLATAACSSSASAGGGSGTAPVYFGVSSATTGQYAQYGQQFKQAFDLAVEQVNAEGGINGRPVALKYEDSQSDPKQSVTVAQKFVSDKDVILAFGDYSSAASIPASPIYTSGKLVQYGFNNSNPAFTEKGSEYQWSTAITTTANYRWTADYIKSQGVTSVGVSYLNTADWGIPAFQAFKAEAEKVGLTITDAEGVLDTSDDYRPSLTKAVAGKPEAFVHIGYGPDAAKLVTQLRAIGYQGTFYGGQDEKSFDGTPDAAGSIIAAQFVETSTDPAVKAFVDAFKQKYPAEQHVTLFEATAYDALHVAVAAAKQGGTTREGILKGFREVKDVPSVVYGAVSFDPATRRVQDPKLTPTILKDGKWVEYKKA, from the coding sequence ATGACGTTCCCCACGACCATCGGGCGGCGAGTCGCCGCCCTCGTCCTCACCGCGGCCACCCTGGCCACAGCGGCCTGCTCCTCGTCGGCCTCCGCCGGCGGCGGCTCCGGCACCGCCCCTGTCTACTTCGGCGTCTCCTCGGCGACCACCGGCCAATACGCGCAGTACGGACAGCAGTTCAAGCAGGCGTTCGACCTGGCCGTCGAACAGGTGAACGCCGAGGGCGGCATCAACGGTCGTCCGGTGGCCCTCAAGTACGAGGACTCCCAGTCCGATCCCAAGCAGTCGGTGACTGTCGCCCAGAAGTTCGTCTCCGACAAGGACGTGATCCTGGCATTCGGTGACTACTCCTCCGCGGCTTCGATCCCCGCCTCGCCGATCTACACCTCCGGCAAACTCGTGCAGTACGGATTCAACAACTCCAACCCGGCCTTCACCGAGAAGGGCTCGGAGTATCAGTGGTCGACAGCGATCACCACGACCGCGAACTACCGGTGGACCGCCGACTACATCAAGAGCCAGGGCGTCACGTCCGTCGGTGTCAGCTATCTCAACACCGCCGACTGGGGCATCCCGGCCTTCCAGGCCTTCAAGGCCGAGGCCGAGAAGGTCGGCCTGACCATCACCGATGCCGAAGGTGTGCTGGACACATCCGACGACTACCGCCCGTCGCTGACCAAGGCGGTGGCCGGCAAGCCCGAGGCCTTCGTCCACATCGGCTACGGCCCGGACGCCGCCAAGCTGGTGACCCAGCTGCGTGCGATCGGCTACCAGGGCACCTTCTACGGGGGCCAGGACGAGAAGTCGTTCGACGGCACGCCCGACGCCGCCGGCTCGATCATCGCTGCACAGTTCGTGGAGACCAGCACCGATCCGGCGGTGAAGGCGTTCGTCGATGCCTTCAAGCAGAAGTACCCCGCCGAGCAGCACGTCACGCTTTTCGAGGCCACCGCGTACGACGCGCTGCACGTCGCCGTGGCCGCAGCCAAGCAGGGTGGCACCACCCGGGAAGGCATCCTCAAGGGCTTCCGTGAGGTCAAGGACGTCCCGAGCGTCGTCTACGGCGCGGTCAGCTTCGACCCGGCCACCCGGCGCGTGCAGGATCCCAAGCTCACCCCGACCATCCTTAAGGATGGCAAGTGGGTCGAGTACAAGAAGGCCTGA
- a CDS encoding uroporphyrinogen decarboxylase family protein, protein MAVQTTAAPGTPARPGQPPADRRSAFTALLRGDSAPQHGDEALHDDPPRRFLTSAWQHFVGEEYDPVRFATATVEFNRTWDWDWVKINPRAVYYAEAWGAIYDPAHYVGVIPRLVAPAITGVADLATIRPLDPTTNPVLAEHLTSATLIREQLPDRALLQTVFSPLSVLLQLAGLPLYPGDVVPGATVEFSADELLTSDPAATHQALAAIAQTLSDYARHLTSPITAGGSGLDGIFYAVTGTANNGLIEERAFEEFSRPYDQQVLDAVGDSLVVLHTCGPDSHPERFTDLRIDALHWDQFQPGNPPLDTPVGVTVVGGANKDLFGVDADPTAVAAQLGATLAAAPDRPFLLAPSCTVPTPAAADALKRLREVV, encoded by the coding sequence CCACAACACGGCGACGAGGCCCTGCACGACGACCCACCGCGACGCTTCCTCACCAGTGCCTGGCAGCACTTCGTCGGCGAGGAGTACGACCCCGTACGCTTCGCCACCGCGACCGTCGAGTTCAATCGGACCTGGGACTGGGACTGGGTGAAGATCAACCCCCGCGCCGTCTACTACGCGGAGGCCTGGGGCGCGATCTACGACCCCGCGCACTACGTGGGCGTGATCCCCCGGCTCGTCGCACCGGCGATCACCGGTGTCGCCGACCTGGCGACGATCCGTCCGCTCGATCCGACGACCAACCCGGTCCTGGCCGAGCACCTCACCTCGGCGACCCTCATCCGCGAGCAGCTCCCCGACCGGGCACTGCTCCAGACGGTCTTCTCGCCGTTGTCGGTGCTGCTGCAGCTGGCCGGCCTGCCGCTCTACCCGGGCGACGTCGTCCCCGGCGCCACCGTCGAGTTCTCGGCCGACGAGCTGCTGACGAGCGACCCCGCCGCGACCCACCAGGCCCTGGCGGCGATCGCCCAGACCCTCAGCGACTACGCCAGACACCTGACCTCACCGATCACCGCGGGAGGCTCCGGGCTCGACGGCATCTTCTACGCCGTCACCGGCACGGCGAACAACGGCCTCATCGAGGAGCGGGCGTTCGAGGAGTTCTCCCGGCCGTACGACCAGCAGGTGCTCGACGCCGTCGGGGACAGCCTCGTGGTCCTCCACACCTGCGGGCCCGACTCGCACCCGGAGCGGTTCACCGACCTCCGCATCGATGCCCTGCACTGGGACCAGTTCCAGCCGGGCAATCCGCCGCTCGACACCCCGGTCGGCGTGACGGTCGTCGGTGGGGCGAACAAGGACCTGTTCGGTGTCGACGCCGACCCCACGGCGGTCGCCGCCCAGCTGGGGGCGACGCTCGCCGCGGCGCCCGACCGCCCCTTCCTGCTCGCGCCGAGCTGCACCGTCCCCACCCCGGCCGCCGCCGACGCCCTGAAACGACTGCGCGAGGTTGTCTGA